The window GGATAAAAGaaatcaagaaagatttagaaagaaataaaatattaaagataaaTTTTTGATTTTATGAATGTAAGGATTCCAAGGAACACTGAAAAGGAAACACgatccaaagtggtctgaggagacgATGAGGGAATGTTGGAAAGAACGGAAGAGTAAACAACAAGGAAGGCTGAATTTAAAGtgacatgtggtccctagcagACCTCATCGTCAAGAAGAAGAGTATGCACCTTAATAAGGCCGGGGTCGTTTCCTTCCCAGGGTTAGTTCTGtcctcgtcataagacctgtctgtatcagtgCAACGCTACACCGAAAGAAAAATCCTAGATTTTActgttttcggacacgccgaggtgtaGGATTTTATCCTGCAGGAGGTATTCCTATTGACTGTACGTCGCACAGTCacgaacaggtcttatggcgacgatggggtagggcagGGCTGGGAGTGGTGATGAAATGACCTCTGTATTTTCCAGGTTTGAAAATTTATAATTTACCGTTCAGGGctactgacggtggggttcgaacctacagtctcccaaatgcaagctgcaGACACCACGATAACACAGCACCACGTACAAGTATTGATTGATTGCTCGCTCCCAGGAGCTCTCACCTGCCTTATGACGTAGTTGGTGACGTCATAGCTGTATCGAGCGGGTCTCCAGCTCTGGAGCCTGGACTGATGACGCACGAGTCTATTTTTAGCCTCCCCCTCTGGATAAGTGGGGCTGGAAATAGCTCGTACACCTTAATTATGTTCCCGTATTCCTTTACGTCCCTGAATACTAATTGCTATATCACTACGTCGTGAGACTAGTTTAAATTTAGTAAACCTCAATTACTTTTACACTTCAGGAACTGCAGGTGCTAATTAAATTAAGGGACACTCTAATGGTTATCCGTCTTTGTTAAGTTTAGTCTGTTTAACACTAAATTTAGTGGGAGAAGTGATATGGTCTAAATTAACAACAAATCAAAATTAGGTTTAAACTGACATATTAGTTTGGGAATTCTACATCTCTTTTTCGATTCAAAAGGTAAAAATTTCATTCGTATATTTTCTCCCTTGCGCATAAAACATAGAATTATGGATATGTGTTTTGGCTTAGAATACGACAGAGTGAGTATAGATTCTttttgttcccctcttagtagactCCTACAATAGGCAGGGACTTCACACACAGGAGTGATAGAAAGTTCCGataagtgaagaaaaaaaaaacagatctcAGAATATTAAAGTAGTGAAGTGTTgtgtgatcctgtaatgattaataggggagttcctcaaggcaccGTAATTGGACCTTTGTttccttatatacataaatgatatgagtaaagaactggagtcagagataaggctttttttcgGATGGTGTTATACGGTATACAATAAGTAACTGAGTTGcgggattgtgagtgactgcagggggCTTAAACAACGTTGTGAGACGGAGAACACACAATGGtaggaatgtaaatgggatgaaatgttAAATTGTTTCACCAAAatggaaagtcctctcagttgtaattgttgtgttgatggggtgataatacCTCATGGATAACATTGCAAGtgccgaggtgttaatataaggaatgaacttcattggggaaatcatattaacgaggtagttaagaaagcttacagatttcttcacatggttatgagagtatctaggcgttgtagtaaggatgtaaaggagagggcatacaagtctctggtaagatcccaattagaatatggctccagtgtatgggaccctcaccagaactacttgatacgagaagtgtaaaaattcaaaggaaagcaggatGATTTGTtgtcggtgatttccgacaaaggtgtagtgttacgaatatattgcaaactctgggctgggaagacttgggagtaaggagacgagatgattGACTATATGGTATGTTTCGAGATATCAGTGCAGAGTTGGCGAGGagtgacatgagtagacgaataagcttgagtggaacttttaaaagtaggaaagattataatatgaagataaagttggaattcaagaggaaaaatttggaaATATTACCTTATACGACGAggagtgagggactggaataaattatcaagcgaaatgctcgataaatttccaattactttgaaaatatttaagaaaagttaggttaacaattgatagggaatttgccacctgggcagaTCATTGATGACAGATTGATTGTGAGGAAATGAATGATATTCTAAACCTCGTAAATGTAATACTTTTTATTAGTGAGCCCTGTGCCTGTCACTTATTCTAAGGCCCTGGGTTCACTTTCCCGCCAGTTCAACGATTTTAATTCCGGactgaggactagaacggggttcacttgatacgaggcTTTCTCAAGGTCTTAGAAAGAGGAAGATGACGCTCCTGACCTGGTATACgtagacgaacagtggttgccatggttacaatagtgtctGTAAGCCGATGGCGTAATTCCAGACAGAAAtaacataaccatgtaaagagaAATGAAAAacatcttttttaattttttatttaattattggatacagcctatggagggccattttaaactaacaataatgataaatttaaataagtataaaagataacaatcggtataaacaacaatattaagtgtcaaaaataaattattaacaatTATAATGTTACAACAATGACAccgataactggcaagtgtcggttacagcATTAGGAAGAAAGAGGTCGAGGATTGGATGGACGGAAGagaatggaaacctggagaggacttcaaaggaatttttaattttttgtttgaagtatgcgaaaggtgtgaatttgtcgatatcgggtagtgagttaccaagtgtagggagacggtggaagatagagagAGCGTtgttaggcgcggacgggacacatgatgagtgcgccgCTTGCGTGTTGGGCGTATAAGGAAGTACGCCGGATGAGTATTACATTTgatgtagccattgattattttatgaaggtaacatagatcggcttctcaggtcaagtatacccagatagttctaaatgtcagatttagttttattcttaaaaacaggatttcgagtcttaacaatgaaattgaaaaggctaaaatactatttagttgagatatgtttgtgatagctgatgaggaccaaataggggaacaaaagtcaacaATGCGGGGAATATAGGACACAAAGTacaattttaaggcgttaatataattaatttcagtgaacctgtaaagaatgcctagggtacgcatagcacgggacTTTACTGACTGAATATGAGCAGAGAAGgatagtttacagtctattataacacctaggtctcctTTCAAAATTCTTGAAATTCGTTCCGCAGTTACTAAAGATCCTATATCAACTTCTGCAGCAAGAATGTCATTTTCGAgtcagaatggatgaatgaataaataGAATGCTCTTCATTGCCAATCACGGATGGCCGCCAACTGGGGAAAGAGCATTCGTTTGTTGCAATCATAACGATTACATGTAGTTACGGTTTTGACATAACTATGTCTTATGgatggttgccatctgaaattagcagccgttgatggatggccatggccgagagacatatttatgataatttgattttcgcaaagggaaaagtggtatCTATTTTTTTTGTATTAGAAAATACCAAACATATTCCAACTAATAaaatgtcttctttctttcttaatctgtttaccctccagggtacttggactcagcgaggcatatcacctctaccgcctaaggACAGTgacctagagcgtgagactttgggtcggaggatacaactagggaggaggaccagtacctcgcctagtacctgctatgctaaagaggggccttgtagggggatgggaagattgaaagtgctagacaaggaagagggaaggaagcggccatggccttaagttaggtaccatcccggcatttgcctggagaggaaaccacggaaaaaccacttcgacggtggctgaggtgggaatcgaactcccctctactcagctgatctcccgaggctgagtggaccccgttccagcccttgtaccacttttcaaatttcatgacacagCCGGCAATAGagcgcgggcctccgggggtggcagctaattacactaaccactacaccacggcggGAGACCTAATAAAATGTCACAATAAATAATTTACTAATACAGTACAGATCCCATTCACGTTGTTCGGACATATCTTTAAAAATTGGACAACTTTCTGAGATATTTCCTGGGCTTTAAGTTATATAGTCAAGGATATCTCTTCATTAATTACATGTATTCTCTGTTTTTGCCTTCTCTGCATTTACATTTTCATATTCCAATGCTATAACACAATTTTATCGTTTTTCTGGATACCTCCGTTGTCTAGTTAATAGATTATCAAGGGTGTAAAGTACAGATTAGATTTAATTTTACCCATTTCCTTCCACCTAAATATTTCTGTCCAGTTTCTGTACAGTCCTTGAGCAGATGTGCCACTTTCATATGTGTATTGCATAAAATGCCTTGATCTTCGTTATTTTATACTCCCATCTTATCGAGTGAGTGAGTTTGTCATGCgcttaagggcgcacagctgtgaccatgcattcgggggatagtgggttctaacaccaCTGCCGGCAACTCTGAAGCtggatttccgtagttttccattttcacgccaaggaaatactggggccgtacctttcctcccactcctagcactttcttcccgcatcgtcgccataacatctgtctgtgtcagtgtgaccaataccaaattgtaaataataataataataataataataataataataataataataataataataataataataatgttattggctttacgtccactaactacatttttacggttttcggagacgccgaggtgccggaatttagccacAAGGGattcttttatgtggcagtaaatctactgacacgaggttggcgcattagagcaccttcaaataccaccagactgagccaggaacgaacctgccaagttggggtcagaaggcagcgcctcagccgtctgagccactcagcccggcgagaaaaaCCAAAGAATATCCACTCGCTTTCTTGCCTTCTAAGCCTAGAAACTATATCCATGAATCTATGTTTTTCCGTGTGGCGGAGAAACTGTACGAGTGCGTATATTTTATTTCCTAGTTCACTCACTCCATGTTGATTGCTTGTTGCAGGGCGCTGCTCGCAAGATGCGGGGTGGCACCAAGCGAGGAGAGTCGCAGATCCACCGCGTGCAGGAGGTCACCTTGGAGGACGTGGAGCTGGACCGGGACTACGACGTCCTGCGCACTCTGGGCGAGGGCTGCTTCGCGCGCGTCCTGCTGGCCACCCACCGGCGGACCGACACCACAGTGGTGCTGAAGGCCATCCACTCCGAGATGACCTCAGTGAGGGACTTCTATCGCGAGTTCCATTACAGCTACCACCTGAGTCCGCACCCCAATATCCTCTCCGTCTACTGTGTGGCGTTCCGCTCCGAGGGCTGTTACGTGTTCGCGCAGGAGTTCGCGCCCTGTGGAGATCTGGCTGGGAACGTGAAGGCCGGCGGACTTCCCGAGGAAGCGTGCAAGAGAATAGCACAGCAGCTAGCCTCAGCGCTGGAGTTCCTTCATTCCAAAGAACTCGTCCACCGCGATCTCAAACTGGAGAACGTGCTAGTGTTTGCTCCGGACATGTCCAAGATAAAACTCTGTGATTTTGGCGAGACAAGACGTGACGGAACACTGGTATCCAGAGTTCGATGCACGTGGCAGGCATTTCTTCCCCCGGAAGTGTGTGAGATCGTAAGCAATGAACGGTACCTGTGTCGCATGTCGTCGGACTGCTGGCAGCTCGGTATCATCATGTTCGTGTGCCTGACAGGTTGCCCGCCATGGCAGGCTGCAGACAGTATCTCGGACTCAGCGTACTGTAACTTCTCCCGGTGGCAGAAAAGGCGGACCACCAAGCTACCGGCTCAGTTCAAGAGGTTCTCGACGCGACTCCTGCGCCTCTTCCGCAGGCTGCTGGAGCACAAGGCGGAAAAACGAGCGTCGGTGGAAGAAGTGAACAAATACCTCAAGGACACGTGGTTGAGTGTCAAGTCGGCAACCAGCAGTGTGGCGACGGGCTGCGGGACAGTATCGTCAGGCTGCAGGATGAAGGAGACGCCCAGTCCTCCGTGCAACGACCTTGTGGATGAGAGCAAGTGCAGGCTGAAGAAGCTGCTAGG is drawn from Anabrus simplex isolate iqAnaSimp1 chromosome 1, ASM4041472v1, whole genome shotgun sequence and contains these coding sequences:
- the meng gene encoding serine/threonine-protein kinase meng-po; its protein translation is MRGGTKRGESQIHRVQEVTLEDVELDRDYDVLRTLGEGCFARVLLATHRRTDTTVVLKAIHSEMTSVRDFYREFHYSYHLSPHPNILSVYCVAFRSEGCYVFAQEFAPCGDLAGNVKAGGLPEEACKRIAQQLASALEFLHSKELVHRDLKLENVLVFAPDMSKIKLCDFGETRRDGTLVSRVRCTWQAFLPPEVCEIVSNERYLCRMSSDCWQLGIIMFVCLTGCPPWQAADSISDSAYCNFSRWQKRRTTKLPAQFKRFSTRLLRLFRRLLEHKAEKRASVEEVNKYLKDTWLSVKSATSSVATGCGTVSSGCRMKETPSPPCNDLVDESKCRLKKLLGSYGLETTVDQKEQTGRENNCPSKNSEVQSLHCADVSPHTG